In one window of Mus pahari chromosome 3, PAHARI_EIJ_v1.1, whole genome shotgun sequence DNA:
- the Entpd8 gene encoding ectonucleoside triphosphate diphosphohydrolase 8 isoform X2 produces MGRSWKERVFMTLLGVAAASGLTMLILILVKATNVLLPADAKFGIVFDAGSSHTSLFVYQWPGNKEKDTGVVSQALTCQVEGPGISSYTSDPTQAGESLKSCLEEALVLIPQAQHPETPTFLGSTAGMRLLSQKNGSQARDILAAVSQTLSKFPVDFWGAKILAGQDEGAFGWITINYVLGMLLKYSSGQWILPEEGMLVGALDLGGASTQISFVPQGPILDQSTQVTFRLYGANYSVYTHSYLCFGRDQILNRLLAKLAQDRLSSQGAPVRHPCYHSGYQATLPLGSLYDSPCIHTTDSLNHTQNLTVEGTGNPGNCVVALRSLFNFSSCEGQEHCAFNGVYQPPVHGQFYAATEHCQRHCLEVLSETLETGGGQLPWAGALVTGLLCLRSVHPRIAAGGLQI; encoded by the exons ATGGGACGCTCCTGGAAGGAGCGGGTCTTCATGACTCTGTTGGGAGTTGCAGCAGCCTCTGGCCTCACCATGCTCATCCTCATCCTGGTGAAGGCAACCAACGTCCTCTTGCCCGCAGACGCCAAG TTTGGAATCGTGTTTGATGCTGGCTCCTCCCACACATCCCTGTTTGTGTACCAGTGGCCAGGAAACAAGGAGAAGGACACAGGAGTGGTCAGCCAGGCCTTGACTTGCCAAGTAGAAG GACCTGGAATCTCTTCCTATACCTCTGACCCGACACAGGCTGGGGAAAGCCTGAAGAGCTGCCTGGAGGAGGCGCTGGTGTTGATCCCACAGGCCCAGCATCCAGAGACACCCACATTCTTGGGGTCCACAGCAGGAATGAGGCTGCTCAG CCAGAAGAACGGCTCTCAGGCAAGAGACATCCTAGCTGCAGTCTCCCAGACACTAAGCAAGTTTCCTGTGGATTTTTGGGGTGCTAAGATCTTGGCTGGGCAGGATGAAGGTGCCTTTGGCTGGATCACCATCAACTATGTCCTGGGGATGCTCCTGAAG TATTCCTCTGGACAGTGGATCCTGCCTGAAGAGGGGATGCTAGTTGGTGCTCTGGACCTTGGTGGAGCCTCCACGCAGATCAGCTTCGTGCCTCAGGGCCCCATCCTGGACCAGAGCACCCAGGTTACCTTCCGACTGTACGGTGCCAACTACAGTGTCTACACTCACAGCTACCTCTGCTTTGGGCGGGACCAGATCCTGAACAGGCTCCTGGCTAAGCTGGCACAGGACAGGCTG AGCAGCCAGGGGGCCCCGGTCAGACACCCATGCTACCACAGTGGCTACCAGGCCACACTGCCACTGGGTTCCTTGTATGACTCACCCTGCATCCACACTACAGATTCCCTGAACCACACCCAGAACCTCACAGTCGAAGGGACAGGCAACCCTGGGAACTGTGTGGTAGCTCTCCGGAGTCTCTTCAACTTCTCCAGCTGTGAGGGTCAAGAGCACTGTGCTTTCAACGGCGTCTACCAGCCTCCTGTGCATGGCCAGTTCTAT GCAGCCACTGAACACTGTCAACGACACTGTCTGGAAGTTCTGTCAGAAACCCTGGAAACTG GTGGAGGTCAGCTACCCTGGGCAGGAGCGCTGGTTACGGGACTACTGTGCCTCAGGTCTGTACATCCTCGTATTGCTGCTGGAGGGCTACAAATTTAG
- the Entpd8 gene encoding ectonucleoside triphosphate diphosphohydrolase 8 isoform X3 gives MGRSWKERVFMTLLGVAAASGLTMLILILVKATNVLLPADAKFGIVFDAGSSHTSLFVYQWPGNKEKDTGVVSQALTCQVEGPGISSYTSDPTQAGESLKSCLEEALVLIPQAQHPETPTFLGSTAGMRLLSYLCFGRDQILNRLLAKLAQDRLSSQGAPVRHPCYHSGYQATLPLGSLYDSPCIHTTDSLNHTQNLTVEGTGNPGNCVVALRSLFNFSSCEGQEHCAFNGVYQPPVHGQFYAFSNFYYTFHFLNLTSRQPLNTVNDTVWKFCQKPWKLVEVSYPGQERWLRDYCASGLYILVLLLEGYKFSEETWPNIQFQKQAGGTDIGWTLGFMLNLTGMIPAEALTQWRAQSYSIWTAGVVFAVLTLVAILGAAAIHFFWTQD, from the exons ATGGGACGCTCCTGGAAGGAGCGGGTCTTCATGACTCTGTTGGGAGTTGCAGCAGCCTCTGGCCTCACCATGCTCATCCTCATCCTGGTGAAGGCAACCAACGTCCTCTTGCCCGCAGACGCCAAG TTTGGAATCGTGTTTGATGCTGGCTCCTCCCACACATCCCTGTTTGTGTACCAGTGGCCAGGAAACAAGGAGAAGGACACAGGAGTGGTCAGCCAGGCCTTGACTTGCCAAGTAGAAG GACCTGGAATCTCTTCCTATACCTCTGACCCGACACAGGCTGGGGAAAGCCTGAAGAGCTGCCTGGAGGAGGCGCTGGTGTTGATCCCACAGGCCCAGCATCCAGAGACACCCACATTCTTGGGGTCCACAGCAGGAATGAGGCTGCTCAG CTACCTCTGCTTTGGGCGGGACCAGATCCTGAACAGGCTCCTGGCTAAGCTGGCACAGGACAGGCTG AGCAGCCAGGGGGCCCCGGTCAGACACCCATGCTACCACAGTGGCTACCAGGCCACACTGCCACTGGGTTCCTTGTATGACTCACCCTGCATCCACACTACAGATTCCCTGAACCACACCCAGAACCTCACAGTCGAAGGGACAGGCAACCCTGGGAACTGTGTGGTAGCTCTCCGGAGTCTCTTCAACTTCTCCAGCTGTGAGGGTCAAGAGCACTGTGCTTTCAACGGCGTCTACCAGCCTCCTGTGCATGGCCAGTTCTAT GCATTTTCCAACTTTTATTACACCTTCCATTTCCTGAACCTCACCTCCAGGCAGCCACTGAACACTGTCAACGACACTGTCTGGAAGTTCTGTCAGAAACCCTGGAAACTG GTGGAGGTCAGCTACCCTGGGCAGGAGCGCTGGTTACGGGACTACTGTGCCTCAGGTCTGTACATCCTCGTATTGCTGCTGGAGGGCTACAAATTTAGCGAGGAGACCTGGCCCAACATCCAGTTCCAGAAGCAG GCAGGTGGCACAGACATTGGCTGGACACTGGGCTTCATGCTGAACCTGACAGGCATGATTCCAGCTGAGGCACTGACACAGTGGCGGGCTCAGAGCTACAGCATCTGGACGGCTGGAGTAGTATTCGCAGTGCTGACCCTTGTGGCCATTCTTGGGGCAGCTGCCATCCATTTCTTCTGGACCCAGGACTAG
- the Entpd8 gene encoding ectonucleoside triphosphate diphosphohydrolase 8 isoform X1 — protein MGRSWKERVFMTLLGVAAASGLTMLILILVKATNVLLPADAKFGIVFDAGSSHTSLFVYQWPGNKEKDTGVVSQALTCQVEGPGISSYTSDPTQAGESLKSCLEEALVLIPQAQHPETPTFLGSTAGMRLLSQKNGSQARDILAAVSQTLSKFPVDFWGAKILAGQDEGAFGWITINYVLGMLLKYSSGQWILPEEGMLVGALDLGGASTQISFVPQGPILDQSTQVTFRLYGANYSVYTHSYLCFGRDQILNRLLAKLAQDRLSSQGAPVRHPCYHSGYQATLPLGSLYDSPCIHTTDSLNHTQNLTVEGTGNPGNCVVALRSLFNFSSCEGQEHCAFNGVYQPPVHGQFYAFSNFYYTFHFLNLTSRQPLNTVNDTVWKFCQKPWKLVEVSYPGQERWLRDYCASGLYILVLLLEGYKFSEETWPNIQFQKQAGGTDIGWTLGFMLNLTGMIPAEALTQWRAQSYSIWTAGVVFAVLTLVAILGAAAIHFFWTQD, from the exons ATGGGACGCTCCTGGAAGGAGCGGGTCTTCATGACTCTGTTGGGAGTTGCAGCAGCCTCTGGCCTCACCATGCTCATCCTCATCCTGGTGAAGGCAACCAACGTCCTCTTGCCCGCAGACGCCAAG TTTGGAATCGTGTTTGATGCTGGCTCCTCCCACACATCCCTGTTTGTGTACCAGTGGCCAGGAAACAAGGAGAAGGACACAGGAGTGGTCAGCCAGGCCTTGACTTGCCAAGTAGAAG GACCTGGAATCTCTTCCTATACCTCTGACCCGACACAGGCTGGGGAAAGCCTGAAGAGCTGCCTGGAGGAGGCGCTGGTGTTGATCCCACAGGCCCAGCATCCAGAGACACCCACATTCTTGGGGTCCACAGCAGGAATGAGGCTGCTCAG CCAGAAGAACGGCTCTCAGGCAAGAGACATCCTAGCTGCAGTCTCCCAGACACTAAGCAAGTTTCCTGTGGATTTTTGGGGTGCTAAGATCTTGGCTGGGCAGGATGAAGGTGCCTTTGGCTGGATCACCATCAACTATGTCCTGGGGATGCTCCTGAAG TATTCCTCTGGACAGTGGATCCTGCCTGAAGAGGGGATGCTAGTTGGTGCTCTGGACCTTGGTGGAGCCTCCACGCAGATCAGCTTCGTGCCTCAGGGCCCCATCCTGGACCAGAGCACCCAGGTTACCTTCCGACTGTACGGTGCCAACTACAGTGTCTACACTCACAGCTACCTCTGCTTTGGGCGGGACCAGATCCTGAACAGGCTCCTGGCTAAGCTGGCACAGGACAGGCTG AGCAGCCAGGGGGCCCCGGTCAGACACCCATGCTACCACAGTGGCTACCAGGCCACACTGCCACTGGGTTCCTTGTATGACTCACCCTGCATCCACACTACAGATTCCCTGAACCACACCCAGAACCTCACAGTCGAAGGGACAGGCAACCCTGGGAACTGTGTGGTAGCTCTCCGGAGTCTCTTCAACTTCTCCAGCTGTGAGGGTCAAGAGCACTGTGCTTTCAACGGCGTCTACCAGCCTCCTGTGCATGGCCAGTTCTAT GCATTTTCCAACTTTTATTACACCTTCCATTTCCTGAACCTCACCTCCAGGCAGCCACTGAACACTGTCAACGACACTGTCTGGAAGTTCTGTCAGAAACCCTGGAAACTG GTGGAGGTCAGCTACCCTGGGCAGGAGCGCTGGTTACGGGACTACTGTGCCTCAGGTCTGTACATCCTCGTATTGCTGCTGGAGGGCTACAAATTTAGCGAGGAGACCTGGCCCAACATCCAGTTCCAGAAGCAG GCAGGTGGCACAGACATTGGCTGGACACTGGGCTTCATGCTGAACCTGACAGGCATGATTCCAGCTGAGGCACTGACACAGTGGCGGGCTCAGAGCTACAGCATCTGGACGGCTGGAGTAGTATTCGCAGTGCTGACCCTTGTGGCCATTCTTGGGGCAGCTGCCATCCATTTCTTCTGGACCCAGGACTAG
- the Noxa1 gene encoding NADPH oxidase activator 1, giving the protein MREGPRSWAIYSVSRTDCFNSSCLATTCFLLLSRSPWLWPTASQLLWDTLLLSYVLQLKSLLTSSSPPPPQSRFPSSMSSLGDQIRDWHRGVLAVAREDWDSALCFFSDVREPLARMYFNMGCVHLMAGDPEAALRAFDQAVTKDTCMAVGFLQRGVANFKLQRFQEAVSDFQLALAQLRDNAVIDYTQLGLDFKLQAWEVLYNMASAQCQAGLWTKAANTLVEAISKWPEESQDILDIAMDKVQKQVPLQLRQVPKGEVFQPPRRYLKHLEPMDFLGKAKVVASVFPGDHNSSVQPQQRSQVEPAGHQPSSSMCKRVPSTTGGHTSPDSLLASGGPGPGPSEVSSRAEGAATKDPESLVTVTVQCHFTVPLKVSRGTGLSSFQTLLAQALLHQTQTGQLSYKAPGEERSWIPISTEESLQSIWRNVPVGPRGLQLQCQGAWGRPVLYRVVAQYDYHAQRPEDLDIHRGDTVDVLCEVDEAWLEGHRDGCVGIFPKCFVVPAGAYMEAMPVLGSQPGDQN; this is encoded by the exons ATGAGAGAGGGGCCTAGGTCTTGGGCCATCTACTCAGTATCAAGGACAGACTGTTTCAACTCCAGTTGTCTTGCTACCACCTGCTTCTTGTTGCTGTCCCGGTCCCCTTGGCTCTGGCCTACGGCCTCCCAGCTTCTGTGGGACACCCTCCTCCTGTCCTACGTGCTCCAGCTAAAATCGCTGCTaacttcctcttcccccccccccccgcaaagcaGGTTTCCCAGCTCCATGAGCTCTCTAGGGGATCAGATACGGGACTGGCACCGGGGCGTACTGGCTGTGGCACGCGAAGACTGGGACTCTGCTCTGTGCTTTTTCTCAGATGTCCGAGAGCCGCTGGCTAGGATGTACTTTAACATGGGCTGCGTGCATCTGATGGCAGGGGATCCCGAGGCTGCGCTGCGG GCATTTGACCAAGCAGTGACCAAGGACACCTGCATGGCTGTTGGCTTCCTCCAGCGGGGAGTGGCCAATTTCAAGCTGCAGAG gttccaggaggctgtgtCTGACTTCCAGTTGGCCCTGGCACAACTGAGGGACAATGCTGTCATTGACTACACACAACTGGGGCTGGACTTCAAATTGCAAGCCTGGGAG GTCCTATACAACATGGCATCAGCACAGTGCCAGGCAGGGCTCTGGACCAAGGCTGCCAATACTCTAGTGGAGGCAATCTCCAAATGGCCAGAGGAGTCTCAAGACATCCTGGACATTGCCATGGACAAAGTGCAG AAACAGGTACCCCTACAGCTACGGCAAGTGCCCAAGGGTGAGGTCTTCCAGCCTCCCAGACGATACCTAAAACATCTGGAGCCCATGGATTTCCTTGGCAAGGCTAAG GTGGTGGCTTCTGTCTTTCCAGGTGACCACAACTCGAGCGTCCAGCCTCAGCAG AGGTCCCAGGTGGAGCCAGCTGGGCACCAGCCGTCCTCATCCATGTGTAAGAGGGTCCCGAGCACTACAG GTGGTCACACGAGCCCTGACAGTTTGCTGGCATCTGGAGGGCCTGGCCCAGGCCCCTCTGAAGTCTCCTCACGAGCTGAG GGAGCAGCTACAAAAGACCCTGAATCCTTGGTGACCGTCACCGTGCAGTGCCACTTTACTGTGCCTCTGAAGGTTTCAAGAGGAACTGGCCTGTCCAGTTTTCAGACACTATTAGCTCAAGCCCTCCTTCACCAGACCCAGACAGGGCAGCTCAG TTACAAAGCCCCAGGAGAGGAGAGATCCTGGATTCCCATCTCCACAGAGGAGTCCCTGCAGAGTATATGGAGGAATGTGCCCGTGGGCCCAAGAGGGTTGCAGCTCCAGTGCCAG GGCGCCTGGGGCCGGCCAGTCCTCTACCGAGTAGTAGCTCAGTACGACTATCATGCCCAGAGGCCGGAGGATTTGGACATCCACCGAGGGGACACGGTGGATGTTCTGTGTGAAG TGGACGAAGCATGGCTGGAGGGACACCGAGATGGCTGCGTTGGCATTTTCCCCAAGTGCTTTGTGGTCCCAGCTGGCGCCTATATGGAAGCCATGCCTGTACTGGGATCCCAACCAGGAGACCAGAACTAG